DNA sequence from the Cupriavidus sp. WKF15 genome:
AACCTGGCTGCGCCGGCACTGGCCCGCATGACGGTGCGGCAGCTCGCGCGACCTCTTATGCAGGAGCTGGCCGATCACATTGAAGGACAGGTGGAACTCATGGTCGGCTACGGGCATACGCTGACCTATGTGGAGATTGCGCAGGGCGTCCGCAGCCGTGTGTACCGACCGGAGGTCGGCACGCGCGTGTCGATGTCGCGCACGGCGTCGGGGCGTGCGTATCTGTCGATGATGGGCGAGGCGGAGCGCAACGCCTACCTGGAGCACCTGCGTGTCACGGATCCGCAGCGCGAGAGCTGGCTGCAGGGACGGCTGGCCGAGGCCGTGCACGACCTGGACGAGCACGGCTTCTGCCGCGGGCACCGCGACCTGCATCGGGAAATCGAGGCGATTGCCGTGCCTATGCGCGCCCGGCGCGATGGTGAAGCGTGGCTGTTCGCGGCATCGGTGCCTGTGTTCAGCCAGCAGAGCAAGCAGTTGTTCGAGGACGTCGGGCCGCGGTTGGTCACGCTAGTGCGCAACGTGGAAGGTTCGCTCGGGGCGGCGGGATAGCGCAGCTTGTTGCCAAGAGCGACAACCACAACCGTCGCCCATCCCCAGAGTCCGCCGAATAACCAAAGATGACCTCGGGAGCAGGCCAGCCCACCGCCCTCAGTTCCCCGTGAACACCGGCTTGCGCTTCTCCAGGAACGCCTGCACCGCTTCACGATGATCGGCGGTCTGGTGCGACAGCGCCTGGAAGCCGGCGGACAACTCCAGCAGCGTATCCAGCCGCGTGTGCATGCCTTCGCGCATCAGCCGCTTGGCCAGCCGCACGGCATGCGGCGGATTGACGGCAATGCGTTCGGCCAGCGCATTCACCGTGGGCAGCAAGTCCTCGGCCGGCACCACGCGCGACACCAGGTTCCACTCCAGCGCCTGCTGGGCGCTGATCGGCTCGCCGGTGAAGATCATCTCGGCGGCACGCGACAGGCCGATCACGCGCGGCAGCAGCCATGCGCCGCCATCGCCAGGAATGATGCCCAGCCGCACGAAGGACTCCGCGAACTGCGCGCGCTCCGAGGCAATGCGGATGTCGCACATGCAGGTCAGGTCCAGGCCGGCCCCCATGGCCGCGCCGTTGACCGCGGCGATCACCGGGACCTCGAGGTTGAACAGCGCCAGCGGCAGGCGCTGGATGCCGCAGCGGTAGTCCTGGCGGATCTCCATGCCGGTCACCTGGCCCGAGGCCTGGCGTTCCATGTCGTGGATATTGCCGCCCGACGAAAACGCGGTGCCAGCACCGGTGATGATGACGGCGCGCACGCTGCGGTCGCCATGGATGCGGTCGATGGCCGCCAGGAATTCGTCGACGGCGGTGTTGCCGGTCAGCGGGTTGCGGCGCTCGGGCTCGTTCATGGTCAGGGTCACGATGTGTCCCTGCTGCTCGTAGCGAAGGAATTCAGCCATGTTGTGGTCTCTCCGTTTCTGAGGTTCTGAAAACTCGTTATTGCTTCGGGATGCCGGCCTGTTCGGCCGCGTCCGACCAGCGGCGGATATCCGCAAGCTGGAAGCGCCGCAGTTCGTCCGCGCCGGAGACAAAGACATCCCAGTTGGTGCGCGCGAGGAATTCGGCGGACTCGCGCGTGCTGTAGATCTCGACAATCGCCTGCTCCAGTTTATGCAGCACCGGCTTGGGCGTGCGGGCCGGCGCGAATGCGGCGGTCCAGTTCACCATGAAGTAGCCGGGAAAGCCGCTTTCCTGCAGCGTGGGGGTATCGGGGCGGCTGGCCAGGCGCTTGTCGCCCGTCACGGCCAGGATGCGCAGCTTGCCGGCCTGCAGCAGCGGCAGGGTGGCGCCGAAGTCGGCAAAGGCAAAGTCGATCTGGCCCGCGGCCACGTCGGTCAGCGCAGGCGCCGCGCCCTTGTAGGGCACGTGGTTGGCCTTGACCCCGGCGCGCGTCAGGAACAGTTCGGTAGCGATCTGGTAGGACGCGCTGCCGCCACCATAGTTGAGCTTGCCCGGATTGCGGCGCGCGGCATCGACCAGTTCGGCCACATCGCGATAGGACGATGAGGCGGGCACCACCAGCGCCATGGCGCCCACGCCAAGCCGCGCAATCGGTGCCAGGTCGTGCACCGGGTCATAAGGCAGCTTGCGGAACATGGCCACGTTGGTGGCGACCGGGGAGTTGCTGGCCAGCAGCAGCGTATAGCCGTCCGGCTCGGCGCTGACCACCGCTTGCGCGGCAATGAAACTGTTGCCGCCAGGGCGGTTTTCGACCACCACCGGCTTGCCGAGCTTTTCCTCGAGCTTGCGCGCCACGTAGCGCGCATTGGTATCGGTTCCGCTACCCGGCGGAAAGGACACGACCAGCTTGATCGGCTTGTCCGGGTACTCGGCCCGGGCCGGCGCCGCCGGGAGCGCCAGCATGCCAAGGATCGAAACGCCCGCGATGGCGAGCACGCGCCTGGTGACGGTCTGCATGTTGTCTCCTCATGTTCGGATGCGCACTGTCAGTGCGTCTGTGTCGCCAAGGCTAAGGGGAGCAGCATGGCTTCGTCCAATATTCATTTGTTGGTAAGTGATATCCGATCGATATCGGCGCGCAACAAATGAATATTGGACACCGATGCCCGCGCACTCCTAAGCTGGACCCGGTTGTCCGCCTGGGCAGGCCGGCGTGTTGTAGGCGCAGCCGATGGTCGCTGCAAACCAGATACCAACCAGGAGGAGACCGCAGTGAAGACCAGATTTCCGTTGCGCCTGGCAGCCGTGATGGCGGCGGCCGTTGCTGGCGTTGTGGCTTTGCCCGCGATCGCGCAAACGCGCGCGCAGCCGATCCGCTTTATCGTGCCCTATCCGCCTGGCGGCGCGGCGGACCAGATCACGCGCCTCGTGGCGCAGCAGGCGAGCGTCACGCTGGGCACGCCCATCGTGGTCGACAACAAGGGCGGGGTGGGCGGCATCATCGCCGCCGAGACCGTGGCCCGGGCCGAGCCCGATGGCAAGACCATCCTGGTGGGGTCCAATGCGCCGCTGGTCATCAACAGCGCGCTCTACACCACGCTGCCGTATGACCCGGTCAAGGATTTCAAGCCGGTCGCCGGCATGGGGAAGTCGCCGCTGCTGCTGGTCACGCGGCAGGACCTGCAGGTGAAGTCCCTGAGGGACCTGGTGGCCTTGGGCAAGCAGTCGCCCGGCAAGCTCACCATGGGTTCGGCCAGCAGCGGCAATATCACGCACCTGGCCGGTGAATACGCGGCTTCGCAGCTCGGCTTCCAGGTCACGCACGTGCCGTTCGCGGGCAGCGCGCCGGCCATCATCAGCCTGATTGGCAAGAACATCGACCTGATGTTCGACGCCTTGCCTTCGTCGATGCAGCAGGCGAAGAGCGGCAAGCTGCATGCGCTGGCGATCCTGGACCGCTTTCCGCTGCTGCCCGATGTACCCACCATGCAGGAGCTGGGCTATCCGGGACTGGAGGCCAGCGCATGGTTCGGCGTCGTGGCGCCGGCGCGTACGCCTGACGCGGCCATCGCAGGGCTGAACCGCGCCATCAACGATGTGCTGAAGCAAGCGGACCTGCAGGACAAGCTGCATGCGATCGGCGCGCAACCGATGCCGGGCTCGGCGGAAGCGTTTGGCCAGTTCGTGGGCGACGAGCGGGCGCGGTGGATTCCGCTGGCGAAGACGCTGGGGGTGAAGGCGGACTAGAGGAGGGGCGCAAGCCGGTGCCCGTCATCCCGGGCACGGCGGTCGCCAATCGAGTCCAGGCCCTGAGTCACTGGCGGGAACGCACTGCGCGCGCGTTCCCGCCCGGTCTTCAATCCTCCGCCACGAAGCCGGTCGCCTCCACGATCGGCCGCCACGCGGCGCGCTCCACCTGGATGCGATGCCGCGCTTCCTGCCCGGGCCTGGCCACCACCTCCAGGCCCAGCGCTTCCAGCTTGGCTGCGGTGGACGCATTTGCCGAGGCGGCCAGGAACATCTTCTCGACCTTGGCCAGTACATCGGGCTGCGTGCCGGCGGGCACGAACACGCCGTACCAGCTCGTGGCGTAGTCATACTGGCTGAAGCCCTGTTCCTTCATGGTGGGGACTTCAGGCAGCGCCTTGGCGCGCCGCGTGCCGCTCACGCCCAGGAATTGCAGCTTGCCGCCTTTGTAGAGCGGCATCATGCTTGCCACGGCATCCCAGCCGATCGACACATTGCCGCTGATCACGTCGACGAGCATCGGCGATGCGCCGCGATAGGCGGCCGGCGTAATGGCCACGCCGGCGGACTTGCCCAGCGCCACCGTACCGAGGTGGCCCGCGCTGCCGATCGTGGCCAGGCCAAGGCTGGCCTTGTCCGGATTGCGGCGCGCCCAGTCCATGTATTCCTTCATGTTCTTGTAAGGCTGCTGCACGCCGGCGGCAACCACGGTCGGCACATCGGTCAGCACTGCGGCCGGAACCAGGTCCTTGTCCGCGTCATACGAGAGCTTCTTGTAGGTCAGCGGGAAGATGGTGAACAGCGGCGACGGCCCGATGAACACGGTCTTGCCGTCGGGCCTGGAGCGCTTGACGTAGTCCAGCGCAAGCCGCGCCGAGGCGCCGGGACGATTTTCCACGATGACGGTGCCGTGGCCGTCCTGGCGCAGCTGCTCGGCATAGAGGCGAGCCAGGCTGTCGGCGGCACCGCCCGGTGCGTAGCCGACGATAATATGCATGGGCTCGGCGCTGTCCGCGGCGCGTGCGGAACCGGCAGGAATGGCCGTGGCGATGGCCATGGCGGACAGCGCCAGAAGGGAGAGCGAGAACTTACGGCGTGAGGCTTGGGACATGGCAGTGAGGCGGCTGGCTTGCGAAGAGTTGGGGGCAGGGGACACGTGGCCTGGCGGACAGTCATGGCAGCGCCGGCCACTGGCTGGTCAGGCCGTGGGCGGCTTCAAACAGGGCCGCCACGCGCAGCAGTTCCGCATCGCCGCGGAACTGGCCCACGAGCTGGAAGCCGATCGGCAGCCCGTCCTGGCCGAACCCGCAGGGCAGGCTGATGGCCGGGTGGCCCGTCATATTGAACGGCATGGTCCACGGGAACCAGTGGGCGCGGACGTTCTCGTGCGCCGTGCCGTCGATATCGATAGTGCCGAACAGGTCCTGGCCGATCGGGAGCGCCGTGCGCGTCAGCGTGGGCATGGCCAGCAGGTCGCCGTGCTGCAGCAGCGCCTGCACACGCTGGAACAGCCGGGAGCGCTCGAACATGGCCTGCTGGTATTCCACGCCGCTGAAGTGCGCGGCCGACTCCACCTGCCGGACAAAGGTGGGGCTGAGTTCGTTGCCATGCCTGGCGACGATATCGACAAAGCGCGTGCGCCAGACGGTGTGGTTAATCGCGCGCCAGATCGGCTCCACGTCGAAGCCTTCGCCGGAAATGGGCTCCAGCTCGGCACCAAGCGCGGCGAGCTGCTGCAGACTCGCTTCGAACGCTCTGGCGACATCGGCAGAAACCGGGCGTCCCGGCGGCGCCAGGCAATACAGGATGCGCTGGCCGCGCAGGTCGCCGCGCGGCTGCGCGGCTTCGGCATAGTCCGGTGCCGGGATGCCGATGGACCACGGATCGCACGGGTGCTCGCCCGCCATGGCCTGCATCATCAGGCCCGTGTCGGCGACGGTGCGCGTGGTCGGCGTGATATAGGTCTGGTTGCCGAACAGGTCCTGCGCCTGGCTGTGCGGGATCACGCCCTGGGTCTGCTTGATGCCGACCACGCCATTGCAAGCGGCCGGAATGCGCGTCGAGCCGCCGCCATCGGTCGCCACCGCCAGCGGGGCGATGCCGGCGGCCACGGCCACCGCGGCGCCGCCGCTGGAGCCTCCGCTGGTGCGCTGCGCGCTCCACGCATTGCGGGTGCGCCCGAACAACGGGGAATCGGTCAGGCACTTGGAGCCGAACTCGGGCGTAGTGGTCTTGCCGACCAGGATGGCGCCCCGGTCACGCAGGCGGCTGACGGCCACCGCATCCTCGGCCGGCACGTTGTCGCGCATGGGCACGGCGCCGAAGGTGGTGCGCACGCCGCGCGTATTGACGATGTCCTTGACGGTGAAGGGAATGCCATGAAGCGGCCCCAGCGGCTGGCCATCCATCACCGCCTGCTCGGCGGCGCGGGCCGCCGCCAGCGCCTCGTCGGCGCACACGGTGATCAGGCAGTTCAGCTCGGGCTGCAGGCGGCTGGCGCGTTCCAGCACGGCCCGGACGACTTCCACCGGCGATACCTCCTTGCGCCGGATACGGCCCTGTAGTTCGACGGCGGACAGAAAACAAAGCGCGTCGCTCATCGGTATGTGTCTCCTCTGATCCTCGAATGACAGACGGGCCGGCGCGGATATGCCGCGCCGGCCCGCCAGCCCTCAAGGATACACAGGAGCCGGCCGCCCGGGCCGGCTGCCGACGAATTCAGAACACCAGCGTCGCGGTCCCCATGAACGTCCTGGTGCTGTCGATGCGGTTCTTGCTCGCCACGGTGGGGACCCAGCGCAGGCCGAGCGACAGCTTGCTCTTGGCGCCCACCTTGGTGTCATAGGTCACGATCGGTCCCAGCGCCCAGTCATGGCCGCGGAAGCCGTTGAGCCGGTCGGCGACCGGGCCGCTGTCGCCGCCGAGCTGCTGCGTGGTGCCCGCCACCAGGCCCGCGCCGAAGCCATTGGCTAAGCGCTTGAGCACCATGGCGTCGAGCGTGAACAGCGGTGCGTTCTGGTAGTCGGTGTCGTTGTTGCGCGTGTAGAACTGGATGCCCGCCACCGCGTCGAATTCCAGGCCGTGCTCGGGCAGCAGCTTGGTAAAGGCGACCTGCGGGATGAAGGTCCAGTTGTTCAGGCTGGGATTGGCCAGCGCGTTCTTGTCATACTGCCCGGTCGGCGCCCAGATGTTCAGGCTGACCGCCATGTGGGCCGTCTGGGAAAAGTGGTAGCCCGCGATCAGCGGCGTGAACGTGATATCGAACAGGTTGGACGCCCGGTCTTCCGCGCGCCCCTGCATGCGGCCGGCGCTGAACGTGGCGCCGACCTGCGTCCAGACATAGGGCAGGGTGAAGCTGGAGGCGAAGTTCCACGCGCCAGGGCCGGTGTCCCAGACTTTCATGATGGTGGCCAGCGTGAACGCGACCTCCGCGTCGATGCCCAGCGAGGTCTGGCCGACAACCGGCACCTGCCGGCCACCGCCGATCGATCCGTTCAGGTAGATCTCGCCAAAGTTGACCACTGTAATCGGCTCCGGCGCGACGATGCCGGCATTGGGAAGCACGCTGGTACCCGTAACCGGCCGGCCCAGGCCGCCCTCGGTGGCCTGCGCCGGCGCCCAGGCCGCCCCCAGGCAGGTGGCCAATGCTGCCACGAGCGGACAGGGCGACAGTGGGCGGCGCGGGGGGCGGGCTGGCATGTCTGGCATGTTCGGTCCTCAGTTGCCGGCCGGGCGGGCCGGGGCATGGCGTATCGGGACGTCTGGATCGTGCTGGATTTGGTTTTCGAGTTACCGGGCATTGTCGCCGCGGCGGGACCAGGCCATGAAGTTAATGTTTTCATACCTGCATTAAGAATGTTCCAACGGTACAACACAGGGGGCGCCACCCCTGACGCGGTATTGCCCGACGCAGGTATTCAGCCCTTGTTGCACAACATGACCGCGGCGCCGCCACGGCTGCCATCCAGCGTCAGCTTCCGGTCGATCGGCGCACGCGCGGAGGCCCGTGGGCCGGGGCGCGAGCAGGCCGAGCCGGACGCGCCGGCCGATGGCGCGGAAGCCGGCGAGCGGCGGGCGGTTAGAATGGCCGGCCGACTTCCACTGTTGCTGTCCATGGTCCCATCGAGATCCCGTCGTACCTTGCTCCTGGCCGCCGCGGCGGCGCCTTTTGCTTCCGCATGCGCCGGCCCTGCGCGCTCTCCTGCATCCGACGCGGGCGAGGAGCTGGCCGCGCTGGAACGCCGCGCCGGGGGCCGCCTTGGCGTGTTCGCGTGCCACACTGGCGACGGCCGCCAGGTACGGCACCGTGCCGAGGAGCGCTTCCCCGTGTGCAGTACGTTCAAGGCGATCCTGGCCGGCGCCATCCTGCAGCGCAGCGCCGCCACGACAGGCCTGCTCGAAGAGCATGTCCGCTATACGCGCCAGGATCTCGTGGCCTATTCCCCGATCACGGAGAAGCATGTCGCGGACGGCATGACGGTAGGGCAGCTGTGCGCCGCCGCAATCCAGTACAGCGACAACGGCGCGGCAAACCTGCTGATGCGCCGTATCGGCGGACCGGCGGGCGTTACGGCGTTTGCCCGTTCCATCGGCAACCAGTCTTTCCGGCTGGATCGCTGGGAAACCGAACTGAACACCGCCATTCCCGGCGATCCGCGCGATACCTCGACGCCGGCGGACATGGCAGCGAGCCTGCAGGCGCTGGCATTGGACCAGGCCTTGCCCGCCGCACAGCGCAGCCAGCTCCAGGCCTGGCTGCGCGGCAACACGACCGGCGCCGCGCGGATCCAGGCGGCCATGCCCGCGGGGTGGCAGATCGGCGACAAGACCGGCAGCGGCGACTACGGCACCACCAACGATATCGCCGTGCTGTGGCCGCCGGCCGGTGCACCCATCGTCATTGCCGTCTACTTCACGCAAGCCGTGCCCGATGCGAAGTGGAGCAACGAGACGATCGCCAGCGCGGCGCGCATTGCGCTTTCCGGCCTCGGTTGACACCAACGCTGGAAGACGCCCGGCTGGCGGCGTTACCATGCAGACAGGCCACCGGCCGCGTAGAGCGGCGAGTGAGCGCAAAGAGGCTTGGTCCCGGCGAGGCCCCTTGCGCGATGTCCTGCGTCTGGCGGCCGGCACCGGAGTTTCGCGCGGGGGCGGCAGATGAACGCAATCCGTTTGTTCCTGTGCGGCGATGTGATGACCGGACGCGGCATCGACCAGATCCTGCCGACACCGGGCAATCCACGGCTGCACGAATCGTATGTCCGTTCCGCCATCGAGTACGTCGAGCTTGCCGAGCGCAGGAACGGCGCGATCGCGCGGCCGGTATCGCCGGCCTATATCTGGGGGGACGCACTGACCGAGCTCGAGCGTCATCGCCCCGACGTACGCATTGTCAATCTGGAAAGCGCCGTTACCACCCGTGACGACGCCTGGCCCGGCAAGGGGATCCACTACCGGATGCATCCCGCGAACATCACCTGTCTTGGCGCCGCCCGCGTGGATTGCGCGGTGCTGGCCAACAACCACGTGCTGGACTGGGGGCGCGCGGGCATGGAGGAAACCGTGGCAACCCTGCAGGCGGCGGGGATCGCCGTGGCCGGTGCAGGGCACAACGAACACGAGGCGGCGCAACCCGCCGCGCTTGCCGGTCCACATGGCAACCGTGTGCTGGTGTTCGCGTTCGCGATGGCCAGTGCAGGGACGCCCTCCAGCTGGGAAGCGACCAGCAGCCGCCCCGGTGTTGCCCTGTTGCACGATTGCTCCGCCGCGAGCCTCGCGCGCCTTCGCGAGCGGATCGGCGCGCAGCGCCGTGATGGTGACGTGGTCGTGGTGTCGATCCACTGGGGGCCGAACTGGGGGTACGAGGTGGAACCCGAGCGGCGCCGGTTCGCGCGGGCGCTGATCGACGAGGCCGGCGTGGATGTCGTGCACGGCCATTCGTCGCATCACCCGATTGCCATCGAACTGCATGCGGGCAGGCCGATCCTCTATGGCTGCGGCGATTTCATCAACGACTATGAGGGGATCGGCGGCTACGAGGCCTATCGTCCCAATCTCGCGTTGATGATTTTCGTTGCGCTCGATTTCGCGGGCGGCGCTGCCGACCTGCGGCTGGTGCCGCTCAAGCGCAAGCAATTCCGGCTAGGCTATGCGCCGCAAGCCGACCGGGACTGGTTGCAGCAGATGCTGTGTCGGGAAGGCAGTGCGTTCGGCACCCATGCGGCGCGTTCCGGAGAGCATGAACTGCGGATCTGGGCGGATTGAGGCCGGGCACCGGTTTGCGCTACCCTCTGGCATTGTCCAAGCCACCTCGGGAGTCCCTTGCGCCATGGAATGCCGGCCGCTGTGCATCGATGACCTGGAACTGGTATGCCGCCACCGTGAGGCGATGTTCCGTGAAGCGGGCCGCGACGCGTCGACCCTTGCGGCGATGCAGGGACCGTTCCGCGACTGGCTGCGCCCAAGGCTGGCTGACGGCAGCTACTTCGGCTGGATCATGGAGGAGGGCGGCACGCCGCTTGCCGGCATCGGCCTGATGGTGATCGATTGGCCGCCGCATCCGGCCCATCCGCTGCAGGACAAGCGCGGCTACATCCTCAATCTCTATGTCGAGCCCGCGCACCGGCAGCGTGGCCTCGGGCAGGCGCTGATGACGCGCGCAGAGGCCGAGTTCGCGCGCCGCGGGATCGCCTTTGCGATTCTTCACGCCACGGAAATGGGGCAACCGCTCTATGCCCGCATGGGCTGGAGCGCGACGACGGAGATGGCGAAGCCCATCGTCGGGTGACTACGCCGCAGGCGCGTTGCAGGGCGCCGTGGGGCGGGAAATTTTCGTTCACGTTTTCGCAAAGCCTCTGCTAAAAACCATCGCATGTCTCGCAAGCGCCTCATCTCCCTATCCCTGCGCCGCCTAGCCCTAGTGCTCGGCCGGGGTCCGCTTGCTTGAGTCCTCTGGCGCCTGAATCGACCGATTCGCTGCGCGCTTCCTGATTTCCCCCTGACCCCGGCCCACGAACCAGCCTTCGCCATGCGAGGGGCTGCAGGGGAAGTCGCATCGTCTTTTGCCTGATTGACCCCGGCACGGCCCGCAGCGGACCGTCCGGCACCCGGATTCGTGGACCATGATGATTGCCCAGCCCTCCGCCAAGTACCAACCGTTCCCGCCCGTCGGCCTCACCGACCGCACCTGGCCGAACCGCATGATTGCCAGCGCGCCCATGTGGCTGTCGACCGATCTGCGCGACGGCAACCAGGCGCTGTTCGAGCCGATGAACGGCGAGCGCAAGATGCGCCTGTTCCAGGAACTCGTGCGCATCGGTTTCAAGGAAATCGAAGTCGGTTTCCCGTCCGCATCGCAGACCGATTTCGATTTCATCCGCCGGCTGATCGACGAGAACCTGATCCCCGACGATGTGACCATCATGGTCATCACCCAGTCGCGCGAGGAACTGATCGCGCGCACGGTAGAGGCACTGAAGGGCGCGCCCAGGGCGATCGTGCACGTGTACAACGCGATCGCACCGGCCTGGCGCCGCATCGTGTTCGACATGAGCGTGCCGGAAGTGATGGGGCTCGTACGCCATCACATCGGCTACCTGAAGCAGCTGACCGACCAGCATCCGGAAACGAAGTGGACGTTGCAGTATTCGCCCGAGACCTTCAGCGCGGCCGAACTCGAGGTCTCGCTGCAGGCGTGCCACACCGCCATCGAGGCCTGGGGCATCGGTGCGGACCGTCGTGTGATCATTAACCTGCCGACCACCGTCGAAAACGCCACGGCCAATGTCTTCGCCGACCAGATCGAGTGGATGCACCGCCGCCTGGTGCCGCGCGAGCATATCGTGCTGTCGGTGCATCCGCACAATGATCGCGGCACCGGTGTCGCGGCGGCCGAGTTTGCGATGATGGCGGGCGCCGACCGCGTGGAAGGCTGCCTGTTCGGCAATGGCGAGCGCTGCGGCAACGTGGACATCGTCACGCTTGCCTTGAACCTGTACACGCAGGGCGTACACCCGGGGCTCGATTTCTCGGATATCAACGCCGTGGCGCGCATTGCCGAGGAATGCACGTCGATCCCCGTGCACCCGCGTCATCCGTATGCCGGCGATTTGGTCTTTACAGCGTTCTCGGGTTCGCACCAGGACGCCATCAAGAAGGGGTTCGCCGCGCAGGACCCGAACGGCGTGTGGGAAGTGCCTTACCTGCCGATCGATCCGGCCGATCTTGGCCGCACCTATGACAGCGTGATCCGCGTCAACAGCCAGTCCGGCAAGGGCGGCATTGCATTCATGCTCGAACGCGAGCACGGCGTGGTCATGCCGCGCCGCATGCAGGTGGAGTTCAGTGCGGTCGTGCAGCGGGCTACCGACGCCAGCGAGACCGAGATCAGCGGCCCGGAACTCTGGGAGCTGTTCCGGCAGACCTACCTGACGTCCGACGCAGCGGGTCCGGGCATCGTCTATCACGCCTACAAGCTCGACGAGAGCGGGGAGGGCATCGCGCTGGACTTGAGCGTGGATGGCGTGCGCAAGACGCTGCACGGCAAGGGCAATGGCCCGATCGCGGCCACGGTGCACGCGCTCGATCTGCGCATGCGCATTGATGCCTACGAAGAGCGCGCCACCGGCGGCGGCGCCGACGCACAGGCCATGGCCATCGTCGAAGCCGCGCTGGAGGGCGTGCCCGGCGCGGGCTTTGGCGTCGGCATGAGCCACAACATTGTCGAAGCCTCGGTGCAGGCGGTGATCAGCGTGGCCAACCGGCTGGTGCGGCAGCGCCGCGCGCAGGGCTGAATGCCGCCACTCGCGGCGGTCGTCACTGCGCTTGCCGCATGACCCAGGCTACCGCCTGGGCCAGGAAAGGAGAGCTGTCGCCAACGCGATAGCTCATGATGACCGGGGACACGAACCCCGGCGCATCGATCGGGCAATAGCGGACATCGTCACGATGCAGGCGCTGGATCGATGCCGGTACCAGCGTCATGCCGACACCGGCCGCGACCAGCCCCAGCGCGGTCTGCAGTTCGTTGGCTTCCTGAGCCACGCGCAACTGCAGCCCCTGCGCGCGAAACAGCGACAGCAGGTGATCGGCATAACTCGGCCGTGGCCGCGCCGGGTACAGAATGAACGGGCGCGTCGCCAGGCCCTGCGGTGTCAGGGTGGCCTGGGCCGGCGGCGGCTGGCTGGCTGGCACCGCCGCCACCAGCGGCTCGGCCATCACCACCACCTGGCGAATCGCCGGGTCGTTGATGGCTATGCGGCCGAAGCCCAGGTCGATGCGGCCGGACTTGAGCGCCTCCACCTGCTCGACCGTGATCATCTCGGCAAGCCCGACTTCCACCTGCTGTTCCGACCCACGCAGTTCGCGGATCAGCTCGGGTAGCACCCCATACAAGACCGACGGCACGAAGCCGATACCGAACCAGCGCTTGTCCTGCCGGCCAATGCGGCGCGTGCTCTCGATGGTTTCTTCCAGCCGCTGGGTCAGTTGCATGGTCTGTTCCAGCAGGAAGCGGCCCGCTTCGGTGAGCCGCAGTCCGCGCCCCACGCGGTCGAACAGCGCCACGCCGACCTCGTCCTCAAGCTGCCGGATCTGTCGCGAAAGCGGCGGCTGCGCCATATGCAGGCGCTCGGCGGCGCGCGTGACATTGAGTTCCTGGGCCACAACCTGGAAATAGCGCAGGTGTCGTAATTCCATAGGCATACCTGTAGGGTATTGATTGAGACATCATCGGTCTTGGACGCAGCCTGCGTCAAGCTTCATACTTCCTCAACAATCCTCTTCAGCAGTACATAGGTATGACAGCCACGATCACCTCAGTCGAAGCCATCCTGGTCGACCTGCCCACCATCCGGGCCCATCAACTGGCCATGGCCACCATGCAGCAGCAGACGCTGGTGATCGTGCGGCTGCGCTGCAGCGACGGCATCGAGGGCATCGGCGAGGCCACCACCATCGGCGGCCTGTCGTATGGCGACGAGAGCCCGGAAGGCATC
Encoded proteins:
- a CDS encoding transporter; its protein translation is MPDMPARPPRRPLSPCPLVAALATCLGAAWAPAQATEGGLGRPVTGTSVLPNAGIVAPEPITVVNFGEIYLNGSIGGGRQVPVVGQTSLGIDAEVAFTLATIMKVWDTGPGAWNFASSFTLPYVWTQVGATFSAGRMQGRAEDRASNLFDITFTPLIAGYHFSQTAHMAVSLNIWAPTGQYDKNALANPSLNNWTFIPQVAFTKLLPEHGLEFDAVAGIQFYTRNNDTDYQNAPLFTLDAMVLKRLANGFGAGLVAGTTQQLGGDSGPVADRLNGFRGHDWALGPIVTYDTKVGAKSKLSLGLRWVPTVASKNRIDSTRTFMGTATLVF
- the leuA gene encoding 2-isopropylmalate synthase, with the protein product MIAQPSAKYQPFPPVGLTDRTWPNRMIASAPMWLSTDLRDGNQALFEPMNGERKMRLFQELVRIGFKEIEVGFPSASQTDFDFIRRLIDENLIPDDVTIMVITQSREELIARTVEALKGAPRAIVHVYNAIAPAWRRIVFDMSVPEVMGLVRHHIGYLKQLTDQHPETKWTLQYSPETFSAAELEVSLQACHTAIEAWGIGADRRVIINLPTTVENATANVFADQIEWMHRRLVPREHIVLSVHPHNDRGTGVAAAEFAMMAGADRVEGCLFGNGERCGNVDIVTLALNLYTQGVHPGLDFSDINAVARIAEECTSIPVHPRHPYAGDLVFTAFSGSHQDAIKKGFAAQDPNGVWEVPYLPIDPADLGRTYDSVIRVNSQSGKGGIAFMLEREHGVVMPRRMQVEFSAVVQRATDASETEISGPELWELFRQTYLTSDAAGPGIVYHAYKLDESGEGIALDLSVDGVRKTLHGKGNGPIAATVHALDLRMRIDAYEERATGGGADAQAMAIVEAALEGVPGAGFGVGMSHNIVEASVQAVISVANRLVRQRRAQG
- the bla gene encoding class A beta-lactamase, which codes for MVPSRSRRTLLLAAAAAPFASACAGPARSPASDAGEELAALERRAGGRLGVFACHTGDGRQVRHRAEERFPVCSTFKAILAGAILQRSAATTGLLEEHVRYTRQDLVAYSPITEKHVADGMTVGQLCAAAIQYSDNGAANLLMRRIGGPAGVTAFARSIGNQSFRLDRWETELNTAIPGDPRDTSTPADMAASLQALALDQALPAAQRSQLQAWLRGNTTGAARIQAAMPAGWQIGDKTGSGDYGTTNDIAVLWPPAGAPIVIAVYFTQAVPDAKWSNETIASAARIALSGLG
- a CDS encoding GNAT family N-acetyltransferase is translated as MECRPLCIDDLELVCRHREAMFREAGRDASTLAAMQGPFRDWLRPRLADGSYFGWIMEEGGTPLAGIGLMVIDWPPHPAHPLQDKRGYILNLYVEPAHRQRGLGQALMTRAEAEFARRGIAFAILHATEMGQPLYARMGWSATTEMAKPIVG
- a CDS encoding CapA family protein; amino-acid sequence: MTGRGIDQILPTPGNPRLHESYVRSAIEYVELAERRNGAIARPVSPAYIWGDALTELERHRPDVRIVNLESAVTTRDDAWPGKGIHYRMHPANITCLGAARVDCAVLANNHVLDWGRAGMEETVATLQAAGIAVAGAGHNEHEAAQPAALAGPHGNRVLVFAFAMASAGTPSSWEATSSRPGVALLHDCSAASLARLRERIGAQRRDGDVVVVSIHWGPNWGYEVEPERRRFARALIDEAGVDVVHGHSSHHPIAIELHAGRPILYGCGDFINDYEGIGGYEAYRPNLALMIFVALDFAGGAADLRLVPLKRKQFRLGYAPQADRDWLQQMLCREGSAFGTHAARSGEHELRIWAD
- a CDS encoding LysR family transcriptional regulator, giving the protein MELRHLRYFQVVAQELNVTRAAERLHMAQPPLSRQIRQLEDEVGVALFDRVGRGLRLTEAGRFLLEQTMQLTQRLEETIESTRRIGRQDKRWFGIGFVPSVLYGVLPELIRELRGSEQQVEVGLAEMITVEQVEALKSGRIDLGFGRIAINDPAIRQVVVMAEPLVAAVPASQPPPAQATLTPQGLATRPFILYPARPRPSYADHLLSLFRAQGLQLRVAQEANELQTALGLVAAGVGMTLVPASIQRLHRDDVRYCPIDAPGFVSPVIMSYRVGDSSPFLAQAVAWVMRQAQ